In Zingiber officinale cultivar Zhangliang unplaced genomic scaffold, Zo_v1.1 ctg35, whole genome shotgun sequence, a single window of DNA contains:
- the LOC122037411 gene encoding uncharacterized protein LOC122037411, which translates to MVFRSSLAFLKRGVPPPSSPHRCFRSQAALDALRPPSITAGDSSSPSAAAIRSHLVLYNYPSFSGAFAALYAHLFHSRLRLPFLVLPFSSVEPFRVEDFEARAFETCYLLDFVGPKRFAIELSHIVPRVIAFDHREISLGTTLHERERPDNLELHIDTEKCSARSVYDYFSKKFSERNSSQDDAENLLNQEQEERVASVLSYIEDAALCQWRMPDTKAFDIGLRDERAKLNCITNPYVFQQLLQLNSADLIAKGNLYTRSREDAASKLLEKALKIQLGRGFYGECLAVRADGNEDLSHEICIELSRRSAAAGLRPIGAAVFMKQRNLKMCLRTTDPTVDISEIAKAYGGGGKRSSSSFIIRMDEYNCWSAANS; encoded by the exons ATGGTTTTCCGATCATCTCTTGCCTTTCTGAAGCGAGGCGTTCCACCGCCCTCGTCCCCTCACCGATGTTTTCGTTCGCAAGCCGCATTGGATGCCCTCCGACCACCTTCTATAACCGCCGGCGACTCTTCATCACCCTCGGCCGCCGCCATCCGATCCCACCTCGTCCTATACAACTATCCATCTTTTTCCGGTGCTTTCGCCGCCCTATATGCCCACTTATTTCACTCGCGCCTTCGCCTACCGTTCCTCGTCCTGCCTTTCTCCTCTGTCGAGCCTTTTAG agTGGAAGACTTCGAGGCCAGAGCTTTCGAGACGTGTTACCTCCTCGATTTCGTCGGGCCCAAACGCTTTGCAATAGAGCTGTCGCATATCGTTCCTAG AGTTATAGCTTTTGATCACCGGGAGATTTCTCTGGGAACGACTTTACATGAAAGAGAGCGTCCCGACAATCTGGAACTTCACATTGACACTGAGAAATGCAGCGCCCGTTCTGTTTACGATTACTTCTCCAAAAAGTTCTCTGAGAGGAACTCTTCTCAG GATGATGCCGAAAACTTATTGAATCAAGAACAGGAAGAACGTGTTGCATCAGTCTTAAGTTATATAGAAGATGCTGCTCTTTGCCAGTGGAGGATGCCTGATACCAAAGCATTCGACATTGGACTTAGGGATGAGCGTGCAAAACTGAATTGTATCACCAATCCGTATGTGTTTCAGCAG cTCCTACAGCTTAATTCTGCAGATTTGATTGCCAAGGGAAATTTGTATACTCGGTCACGTGAAGATGCAGCCAGTAAGTTGCTGGAAAAGGCTTTAAAGATTCAGTTGGGAAGAGGATTTTATGGAGAGTGCCTG GCTGTACGGGCTGATGGAAATGAAGATCTAAGTCATGAAATCTGTATTGAGCTTAGTAGAAGAAGTGCAGCAGCTGGTTTAAG GCCAATAGGAGCTGCAGTGTTCATGAAACAGCGGAACTTGAAAATGTGTTTGAGGACTACTGACCCTACCGTTGATATCTCAGAGATAGCTAAG GCATATGGTGGAGGCGGCAAACGTAGTTCAAGCTCCTTCATTATAAGAATGGATGAGTACAACTGTTGGTCTGCAGCAAATTCATGA